The genomic stretch GGTGCCTGTCTCCATCCAGCTCCTCACCAACAACCCTTGCTGTGCGCGCACGTGTCGCTTGCTCCAGCCGGTTGCACGGGGACTCCAACCAAACAGCGTGTGACgtgttgttttatttattggtaTCAAATTGACAGCCAAGATGACTCAGCTACTGACCGGGATCCCCCCGTGCGAGAAGCCCACTGAACTTCAGACCACTTGAGTGCAAAATGTACATTGACCCTTTCAAAACCGTCTTTCATACACATTTCAGCACTACAACTGTAGTCGCACAAATACACAGCGTTTTTTAAACACACGACATGCATCCTTTTGGGAAAACTGACTCACATAACAAAGAAATTGAGCTTTCCAGCAGGGCACCTAAATTCAGGGGCCTATATCATCCCATAAAAATCACAGAGTACCTAACTGCCTTTTCCTCGTGGATGACTAAGCATAGCAGATGCGTCTCCAATGTGCAACAGCTGAAATGACAATCTCTTAGAGCCATCTCCAGTCTCATCAGCACTGGCAAATACTCCGACTGCCAGTGAGAAGTCACAGTTAGCACCACCGTCTTCAGAACcgattttcttcctttttccttgaaCAAAGTCTTTCTACCTTTGCGATTCTTCGTAGACAAGATGAACAAAAACAAGCATCTGACATGTAATCTGTTCGTCCAGGGCTGAACAAAACCCCTACGgtcatttctttcttatttgaGCGGTCACATTGTGCACATAACGTGAGAACGGAATAAAGAGAGTCTGCTTCCCGAACAAAGCTATACTGACGTTTCACAACACAATTCCAGCTTCTCTAGAAACTGAAGTCTTGTGCCAAAGTCACGGTGCAGCAAGGTAACGTTCTGCCTGAAGTCTCGTGAATCTGATGAGCAGCTGCTATACGATGttagggaagagcagagctctctGTCACGAGCACACTCAATAATCCGTTTTGAGAAAGACGTCCAATTCCTTTGCTTATGACAACGCTAAGAACTTGCCACTGCCAGAGGTGTCACGGTCTAATTTTCCAGGAATTGCTTACTCACTATTCCGAAGTTTAAGCAAGCCTCCGAGAGCCATCCATTTTCCTCAGTCCAAAGTATTGTATGATTTTGTCCTTTATGGCAACAGCAGGCTATACTTTGCGTAGCACGCTGAAGATACCTGCTGTGTTGGAAGAGGGCTGTTTACCCGCACACATAGGCAGCAACACTGAAATCAGAACCCAAATGGTTTCTTGTCATCACGTGACGCTCAGAACACAACTCCGTCGTGAGACAGGTTGTGCTTTTCCTCCACAGGAGGAAACagaagggggggcgggggggcaagACAGAATAGACCAGAGCAGAACACTCCACAGGTCTTGAAGTGACTGAAAACAGCTAAAACCCAGCAGTCCTCCCCTCAGCAAATACCAACCGCAGGAGAGCATTGAGGGCTGCAAGTATCCTTAGCTGTTCACACCTGCTCATCTAGCGACCTTTACTAAAAAGAGGAAGTCTTTCTTCAAAAGTGAACAGAGCCCATCAGTTCTGCAGGAGTTCCTTTTATGTACTCGCTCTGTCATTCCCTTGGTTTCGTCTCGTCAGCAAGGCTGGGGTACCTGCCAGATGGCACTGGGTGGCCTTCCCAGCAGAACTTCCTCTCGTTTACAGGTAAATTGGTAAGCGTCCCAACGCCTCATCCTCACAACGCCGTCTCGCCCATGCAGACTTTGTAGGGTGATTTCAATTTCCTGCATCTAGAATGGACAAGATCACATGATTTGCATCAGAGCAATCTAAAACCACAGCAGTCTGAACAGAACTAAACCTAGTCACCCAACTCATTTAGGTAGCCCCAACGAAACCCACGTTTCAGACCATCGCACCAGCTGACCCGACTGGCAGATCGGAAAGCAGACCTATCCAGTGTCAGCTCCTTTAAGATCACAACGCAGATCAGTAACAGGCACGAACACGCTCCCAGTGCCCTCAAAACTCCGCACGCTGTTTCCTCCTGCCCACTGTAATTCAGATGAATATAAAGGAAAGGTTACGTATATCTGCCGTACCTCTTTCTTACGTAGCAGTAGAAGATGGCAAGTATCCCGCTCGTCAGTATTCCTACACCAATTCCCACAGCGATGTAGCGTTCGTAAGAATTACGTGCGTATGAATTTAGCGTTAAATGTTCACATCTCTCTCCATTATAACCCGCAAGGCacctacaaaataaatatacaccgtgcaaaaattattcagaactttttatgctttgtatttcagaaacataTGTTAGTTTTCATCAGTTCTAAATCATTTAGAACAAATCTAAACGAGGATGGGCTGAATCTGGTGCCCAGTCAGAACCGCTTCACTCCACCAAGACTACCAGTCGCCCCAGGCTCTCTAGTCTTAAGCTAGCTCTAGTACTGCAGTCACAGCAGTAAGCGCAGTCTAAACATAACCTCATCGCAGAAGGCGTGGACCAAGAGCACTGTGCTCTGCTGATCCTTAGCTGCTCTCCTGTCTCCAAAGGCCAAGGCTGCCCAGTACGGACCCTAGGAAAACGTAAGGACGCCATAGTCCCGAAGGGCGTGTCAGCAGTTGCAGAATAAGGGAGCTGCAGCCGGTACCTTGGAAGATCCTGCCCCCTTCTCTGTGCCCACCGTGAACATCTACTTATTCCTCTACTACTTAGTCCAGTATCAGCTGTCATCTGAGACGCCATCACTGCAGTGACCCACGGAGCTGCGCATTTTCCCTCTCCCTAGCAGAGCACTACTGCCTCGTTAGCAGTCCTGAGCCACCGTAGCGCTCAAGCCTGTGCCAAACTTTAAGCCTCCAAATACTCGACTGGCACTTCAAAGCTGCGCTCCGCTGAAAATTAGTCTCATTACATTAGTAACATGTAGCAGACAAAGAAACAACGCTCCTGTTGTTATTGTCTAAGAAGGATACTTATAAGCAGTATTCTTTACTTGCATATGGGTTTCCTCAGTTCGCTGTGGAACGCACAGAGCCCATTGATACAATAGCTGTGGTGTTCTTCAAGACAGGTCTGCATAAGCTTCAAGAGCTTGGGCTGCTCTGTGTAGTCTActgtgaaaggggaaaaagtcaTGTTACATTtcggaaaaaaaaataaatcactgcaatCTATTTTCACAACTCAAGATGAACAGACATTGTCTGCAAAAAGACACTTGATACATAAATTCACTGTGGCATGCCTCGTGAGCCGATTAAAACGCCACTAAGCAGAACAAGCTTCTAAGACATTCCGGCATAGCTTTAGAGAAAGAACAGACTGTAAACTAATTGCTCCTGAAAATTGCGTATGAAAGCGGTAAGGCCAGCACTACCCAAACTGCAATCCATCAGAAAAACCACTCCAGGAATATCACAGGTTTTAGGGCACAATGAGAGCACTGAATTATTCTCAGTATACTTCCCAAGCCTGAATTCAGAGTATTaatgatttccttttttcttttccccattacAAAACAAACTATTGCATATGTAACACTCCTGCCGACTGGCTCAGCAGCTGTGAGTGCACGATAAACGGTGGGACTGCTCTCTCCACCCCTTCGCCACGGTCCCATGTTAGCTGAGTGTCCTGTTATGCTTGTAATTACCCCAGACTGCCCGGATGGTCTTCCCGTGCAAAAGCACAGTCTGTGACTATTACATTTCTGAACTTGCGCAACGTTCTATGCGTCCAGCGCAGAAAATGAATACCTTATTCCCATTCACGGCAGCTCAAATGGGAATAAAGGAGAAGTCAAAACTATTCTTGGGGATCTTCTAGCACTGCTACGTACCGACAGAAGAGCGCCTGAGCCCAGGAGCCAGGCACCCTGCTCTGTGGAAGGAGCGCAGAGGCCAGCGTCAATCTCTAACATGGGAGCAGGGGTGCGGCAAGCGAAGAGAAAGCTCAAAAGCTTCACCATCAAAGCAACTATCTGTTTGAACTGGTCTCTCTGCTCAGTACAGCAATCGCGGGTAGGGTGGGGTGTCCAAGCAATGCCGTGCTATTTCAAGGGACTGTTTTAGTGATGGCTGAAGGTGATTTCCTAACCGAGTATATGTCAACACCAGCTTTCAGTTATGaccacaagaaaaataacatcaggCAGGAAGGTGACAAGGTCTGCTCAGAGTGACTAAACAATGGCACAGCAAGCAGAATCCTTCCTTTCTGACTAAGTGCTGAATCAAGGTCTGGAGATATTATGCCGATGGAATGACTGTCAGAGACGTAAGCCTCTAGCCCTCCTGCAGGCAACTCGAGCTCCCACGACGCATTTTTCATGAGTAACACCACCAGCCCCCTAAATTCCCGATCAAATTCCAGCTTGAGTCATTTAGTGGCAGGAGTCCCTCCCGTGCGTtccactgaattatttttttcttcgtCCTTTATGCACTTTCATCACAGATATGACAAGCAAGGGTAAACAGCTGCTCTACTCGACGCCCGCACGTCAGGGCAATTCACAACTTCACTGAATACTGTGGTTTGGACAGCTAAGAGGCATGATGCTATCGCTGCTACTCAGATCAAACACCACTACTTTGAAAACAGTGCCCTCTAAAACCTGACAGACATCAGACTTCCAGCTTATCAGGAGATTTCAAGAGAACAAGTAACAATTCAAGTCTGCTTGAAAAAGAACATGTTGGCTTACTACACTTTCTTGGGGAAGctacagaagtggaaaaaacacGTCTTCCTTTAAAATGATCTTCTTTGGGCTGAGAAAAGGACATCTTTTCCATTCTTGAAAGGAGCAATCACGTGTTTCTCTTCACATTGTGGAGACGGCAGACCTAAAGCTAAAAGCTATAAACCAAATCCACAGCGTCTGCCTAGCAATCAGGTGACAATACGTACACACCGAAGGAGATGCCCAGACTGAGGCCCCACCTCTGCCGCACGCTGCGACGCGGCACGGGAGCGCTGAAACAGCTCAGAGACCGGGCGTGCGTGGAGCATCACCTAGCAGTGAGCTCAGGGGCACCGCAGCCAGGTTGTCCCCAAGGACTGAAACCAGACCCGTGTCTCTGCTATAGAAAGGCCTGTGCGGGGCAGACACACCCATAGCCTTGAACCACACGCTCTGTGAGGGACGAAGCTGGCGCCGGCCACACGTGAGCTGCTCTAGTATCAAGCTCTGGCTGTTCTCTGGCTGGCGCCGGGGACAGGCTTGTGGGCTGAGAGCACAGTCAGAACAGGGCCAGGCCTTGGAGCGACAGTTTTACAGAAGAGAACGACAACTTCAGAAAGGACagatttcaggaagaaaagacagattttttttgacaAGAGATGGATGATACTATTTTCTGCCCAGGAGGACTATACGATGCTCACCGCTGGGGAAAGCgcgatggaaaaaaaaaaataataaaaaaatcacatggtAAACACAGCTGTGGGGCTCAGCATACCAAGGAGATCCAGGATGCAGGAGACCTGCAAAAGCCCGTTTTCACTTAGGCCTGACGTACCTGCAAACCAGCTACCGAAGCTCTGCAGGGAGGTTtcagaaaacaggcaaaagCACATTGCCGCTTCCCTCGTGCCTCTCCTCAAACGCTTAAGCACCCACTGTTTGGAATGGCCATTTCAGCACAAAGGGGGCTGAACGGTGCGCTACGAGACCGCCCAACTTAACCACTCAACTGCACCCTTTAACGTGTGTTTCCTGCCGCCCAAAGTGCTAGTCTTCTACTGGGCCCCGAGAAGATGTCTACCGGACAGGTTTAATATTTCACTTGTATCTCTGccatatggagaaaaaaaaaaatcaaaaacaaaacCGAGGAAGGTACAAATGTACGCGTCAGAGGCATGAAATCCCCAGCCGACTGTACTCAACCTTCCACCAGATGGATTCACGCAGCCAGAACATCCCTCTTTGCTCACCCCACTGCCGCCAAGAGGTGGCAGCCTTCCACCTACCAACGTCTGGAAGAAACCTCGCTTCGTGCAGGTACGCGAAACCTTCCTCCCCCGAGTGCCCTGGAAGTTAGTCCTGTCATTAGAAGCAAAGGTCAGCCTACAACAGAAGCCTGCCTAGAAAGCATTCGAGACAAACATCTTGCTGCGCAGGCGACAAACAAACAATACGTTCCTCCCTCGTTGGCAGGAGCGAGGGCTTTGTCCATTGCGGGTTGCAAGATCAGATCTCAAATGTACACACAAAATTCTAAGTGCTCATTATTTTGACATTGCAAAAGTACAAATTATCTCTGAAAGAACGATGAGTCTcgaaaacaaaaagaattattttctaacCCATCCCAGAGTATTATGCTAATTCATATCATATTATCCACCTAGATACTAAATAAGCTGTTGAATAAACACATCCATGTGCCCTTTCATGTCAcatgagcaaagaaaaacatgctgtgtaagcacttgACAGTTGCCTGCAACTGAGTCATTCCAACAGATACACTTGGCAAGATCTGACATGAAATCAAAACTACAGGTACTTGGAAGCCTGGGCATGCCAAAACTGACAGACGGGCAACAGAAAGAGTCAGCACTAAGGGCACGACAGCTCAGCCTTCAAGTATGGTGCGTCGGGGAGGAACGGGAGAGtcagagaggggagggagggaaggggtcAGCCCCAGGTTCAGGGCCTCCCTTACAGGCTGCACAGAAGCAGCGGCTCACGGCAATGAAGGGACCTAATTTTTACACCAGTAAAACCAAGCCCTTCCCTTACTCCTAGCTGCCCATCTTGCTAGGAAGGCTCCCCTTTGGCCCAAACAGCGTCAGAAGCTCTCGACCCCTGCTGCGTCAGCCCCCCAGCCAGGCACCCTCTCCACTACCTTATTTCCCTCCGGGCTGATCACCAAGCCTAACGTTTCCTAGCCCCACCAATGGTGACAAGTAAAGGCTATGTAACACAACACAAGGAAATAGGACATGATCTTGTAAATAGAAGGCAAATGGATTAAGCAGAAATTAATGGCTTTGCACAAACTGCACCTCAGCCCCCAGAGGCTCTGCAATCCCAAAAAGAAACTGCTAGCTCCTTCAGTGATACTTCACCAGGAATTCATTTTCTTAGAATCCAGTATTACCAAACCTTGGTTATAAACCTTACTATAAACTTAATTTGCAGAGGAGTAGGAGCTACAAGAAAAGTTCAGAGAGATTCAGccagtttctttgaaaagaagtgCTCAAAGAGTCACCAATCTTCTTTCTGGAAATGGTGTTTTCTAATTTCTCAGTGCCTACAAGCCTTTCAGCGAACATCGCCGGTCTCTTAGTTGACTTGCACAGCCGCAGCTAGCAAGCAGGTACATGGGACCATTACAGACACGGCTGTGTCCCTGAAAATAAGCTTCTGATTGCTTAGAACGTGACCCGTAACTCCTGCTTTCTAGAAATCATACAAACAGGGTACTTCACCAGTCACAAGTTATTTCTACTCGATTATACTCCCGTTTGCCCTACGCAACTCTGGAAGAATCGTGTCAGACAAATCCACTAAACCAGaccacagtgctgtgctgatAAATCCAACTACTGCAGTCAAAAATCAGCATCATCTTGACTTTGTATACATAtgggtgtgtatatatacaatatatattatatatacatcTATGTGAAACCCACATACATTATATACGTGTGGGTAAATATGCGTATATATGACGCTGTACCACTATGCCaaattagacaaaaaaaaagtttgacttgttatgagaaaaataaaagacttaCAGATCTACTAAAAAAAGCTTGTAAGGCATCCTCTGATGACTTAGAATGAACAGAAGATGATTTGTATGCATGTTTATGTTCTTTGTAAAATACAAAGACATTAATAAGTATCACAGTTAAAATCCTTTCCTCCTTTACTGACCTGCCAAAACCTCAGTTCCAGATCGCACCGTTCTCCAAAAGTAATGACATCACTAGCACCTGAAGTAACATCAAGAAAGCAGCTTGCAGGATAAACACAGCGCTCTCGTCTCAGATGTTGGCAGGCAAATAGCTTGAGTTCATATTTCCGtcagaaaagaacaagaaagaaaagagagctAGCACTCTGAAGAGGGCTGTGGAAGCTGCGATAgccaaaagcaaaacttcaaCAAAGAAAGAAACGACAGAGTAACAGTACTCAGAGGCATCAGTTCAAGTTATGCTTGCTGCATTCTCACTCGTGAGCATAGATTCACGCTCCAGACAGCTAGAAACCAAGCGCTAGCTAAAACTAACAGAAACGGCCATCAGAAATACATATCACCTATCCCAATTagctttaaaatatcttcttccAATTATAACTGACTTGGGATAAATGGTCCTTCAGCTGGTCAATGCTGAGCATACCGCAGCTGAGCGGCCACTATTTCTTCAGAGAGGTTTTGAAGGCTCCGTGAAGCAAGCAGCTCATCTCACAAAGAAAGCACACACAAAATTCAACCGAGTCCAAGTGACAGGAGCATTAATAGCAGCTATCACCACAATAGATCTTGTTGGCTTGCTTTttgtgtgttggtttgtttggtttttttaaagtgacagaTTAATAGAGacaaacagaacataaaaagaaataccttCAGCATTGTTTTTTGTCCAATTATTCCATAAGTCTGTGCTGAGGGATGAAACAGTAATCGCTGACTCTTCACTCAGTGCCCCCATTGCTGTGTAATGCAAATAGATGCTTACTGTAACAGAAAAACTCAGTATATCTATTCAAGGTTCATTTCATTCACAAAACACGTACCCACTTAATACAGTTCTGATACCATGCAGCAGTCTAGGAACAActcatttaaaacattcttgCCTCAAACTTCCTTTTCCCACAGCATAGCTACAATTGTGCAGAAACAAACTGTGGCTTGCAAATTTCCAAAACACAtatcccttcccttctcccttctaTCACCTTATGCAATTTACAACACTGATACCTGTAATATACTACAACGTTACACCTATTTACCTAAGTAGCTTATTTTCAAAGAGTCTAAATTATACCCATACCCTATCAGTTAAAATTTCATCCAGGTTTAAAATAGCTGAAGTAATTCTGCTTCGCAATGTCTTTGCATGCTTCCCACCCGTACCGCTTATTTCATAAAGAGCCAGCTGTTGTTCAACAAAGCCCCCATATCTTATGACACTGAAAAGCCTCCTCCAAACCCACCTTTCAGCAAAATATAGATTAGCATTCCAAATGCCATGGCAAGCAGCTGCTTTAACACCTTCTCAACTCTTCTTTCCAGATGGCTCGCTCGCGCTGCTTATCTGCGCTCCCGTGTTTTCTCTTGCACTTATATGCCACGGAGCGTCATCTGCTGTTCTCACCAATCAAAAAAAGGTGCATCTGGCAACAACCTTAACCCCCGGGGCAACCACACATTTATTCAGGAAACTGCTATTATCTAGCAATGGGAtcaggttttcttttgaaaccCTGGTTTCCTATTACCTGTGGGCATAATCGTGCATGCAAAGATACAATTTTAGAGAGACCTGGTATCTGCCAGAGCAGATGAACGAAGTACAGCAAAACAGAGgtgagcaaaatgaaaaatgacctATTGTGAAAAACACCACCCTTTTTTGCATTAGCAACGCAGGTCTTGTGTTACTTCCAGGAGGACAGTCGGTGCTCAGGATGCCGCTCCGGAGTTGAGGGTCCAGGGACAAGCCCCTGCTTTGCTAGCGTTCCTTCCTTGGTCTTCCCTGTACCTCAGTTCCCTGCCATCCGGAAGCGGGACTGCGAGAACAGCTAGTACTGAGATTAGGAAGCGATCGCACACAAAGATAACGGACAACGTTCGCCATCAGTGACTGCAGGAGGCCTTTGATCAGAGGCTCTGGCGAGCCTGAGGGCCCTGCTCATCGCTACTCCTTCAGCCTTCCCGTGCGCACACCGGTCTGGAGCAAGGCAGGCCACCAGCCCTGCGCGAGGCCTGGGACTGATGGTCGGAGCTGGCAAAGCACAGGCACCGACAGAACGCACAATCGATGGCGAAAGCTGGCAAAGCACAGGCACCGAGAAAACACAGACTCAAAGACCAGGGAAGCTGTTGCCTCCTCTATCAGGCGATCCCTTCATTACTCCCGCCACTTACTGCTATAAAAGCCCACCTCTACCTCTTGGAGGAAGCGGGTACGCATCATGAGAACAACCGTactttttacataaaatgtttGTGGGTCTCTAAGACACACCTCCACGTGCATTTCTTGTACTAAACCGCTGTCCACAGCCCCAGTCGCTGTCCAGCTTCCCTGGCCACAGGCAGCTTGGCACGAGGAGGACTGGTCTCTGCAGGGTACCGACGTAGCCAGACGTACCGGAGCGGACCATCAGAAAGGCCCACTTCAATCACGTACGCACACACCCACCACCCAACTCTCACTGGAGGAGAGCTACGCGCTTCACCTCAGCAACAGCTTGTGCGTTCTCAACTGTGAGCTCCAAGCAACAACAACATGTCagaattttgatatttttaaaccaaaaacCTCCTGATAAATGCTCTAATAACTCCGGTCAGCTCACGCTCTCCCTCTATGCTGCGCTCTCCTCAGTGATCCGTAGGACTAAATCTAACCACTTCGCGTGTTAAGGGAAAAACACAAGCTAGTTGTACGCATTTTAATTATGCCTTCTCCTGCTCACGGACTGCATTCCAGGAGGCTTTTCCCTTCTTTCGCTATCCTGAATGGCTGCATGCCTGCACACTGATCGAGTGCAGCTTGCGCACTCGCCGGATCGACAGGCGTGTTTATGCCTACCCGGATAACCTCTGCTATCAGTCCCAAGCAGGGCTACGTCTCACGAGCCTTGCTTTCAACACACGTCCGCACAATGGGAGCTTAATCCGGCTCGGATCCGAGAGATGGCCTGGTCATTAGGCAACACCGCTGGGCGCGGTAGCCCTGTGAGAAGGCTTCTGCGGATAAGGCCGTGCCTCTGTCTGCCACAGGGCGTTTGTGCTCGGACCAGACTTGACCGGGCCTGGCACATGAGCATGCTTTTTGGGTTCGTAATAGGCCCTTCCCTCTGCGTGCTCCTTCTGGACCTTCTCCCAGTGGAGAATGCTCTCACAGATGTGTCTGGCAGCTCCGAAAATAGCATGCCGCTGAGCGAAACCTCGGTCTCGCTGCCTTTTGTGCAATGCTAAACCATGCACCACaggtgaaaagagaaaaagcttaaGATGCACAAAAAAACGTTTGCAGGACGTGAAAGGAGACTCGCTCAAGCGACTTAAGCAAAACACCATAAATTGTTATTCTGCCTAAAAAATGCAGAGATGATTTTAGTTAAAGAAACATGAATCTAGAACAGCACTGCCAAGAGATGAAAAAAGTAATGACTGAACATACCAAGTATCTCCATCCATTTGCTCCACTCTTAAcacacaaagggaaaaaaaaaccaaaccacccaaaaaaaccccaaaaaactcaGAACACAACCACTCCGCAAACAGTATTAAAATTTTTCACCAAGACTAACAACAGGgaccaagatttttttccatcttggcCCATGATGAGCTGATTCTACATATTATCTCCACAGGCACCTAGGTACCTCGATCCTCCTAACATTTATACTACCGCTTAAATTTAAACAGATAAGCAACCGTCCACACTATTGCCACTATGTATTTAGTAACGATTCCATCAACCTCTTTCGCATCACTGCATTAAACGCAACTGTCAGAAAGTCCATCACTAGAACAATTAGCACAGAAGCGATACTCcatcttgtttcttttattacaGTAGGCCCATTTTTTGTGTTCAACGGCAGTAGTTTATAaccacaggattttttttttttcgtttcaAGATACCTATAGTCTACTAGCAAACACCTAAGGCTCTcgatgaaaacaaagcaaagttaTCCCAACTGAGATAAAACCATGAAGACAGAAGTCCAAACTGGCTCCCACTGACTGCAGCGAGAATTGGGGTAGGCTCTTCGTGTCAACAGCGCACACGCTCAGTCCAACTGGCAGCTTAGCAGTAACTCCACTCCAGTCCATTGCATGAGACTATTCTAGATCCACTTTTGGAACTCAAAGTTTTGGGAACAGAAATACACTGATCTTCTTATCCCACACAGTCCTCTCTAAGCAGCAAAACATTGTAGCCAAGGATTCATAGGGCCGAGCCTTACGTCGTGGACTAAAAAACCCCCCTCGTGCAGTTtgagaaaataacaaaacaattaaatggCTTATGATTCCAATACAAGTATTTCATCGGGGATAAACCCTtacttttctcttccttctccccccccccccccattataGATATTGTACACACCTAGTAGTTTTAACTACATTCTACCTAAATTCAAGTCCAATCCAGCCCAGTCATCTATTGAGGTTTTTTGCGTGGTAAGGGTATTATGCACCAAAACATTTTGTCCAACACATCCAGACATGGCAAGAGAAGAATTCTGGCCCCAATTCTAGCTACTTATTCATGCATACCTCTTGCATATGTTTAAGGTCAGAATGTCACCAGCATTCAAGTTTACATGGCGATTTTAAAACACGCACTGAACATTTGCATTCACGTCAGCATTACTGCCTGGCAGCCGAAACAAAAATTTCGGTCTACCACTCCTTTCGGATTCAATACCGCTGCTGCTGTCTCtaa from Balearica regulorum gibbericeps isolate bBalReg1 chromosome 4, bBalReg1.pri, whole genome shotgun sequence encodes the following:
- the LOC104630115 gene encoding epigen isoform X4 gives rise to the protein MAFGMLIYILLKAMGALSEESAITVSSLSTDLWNNWTKNNAEVDYTEQPKLLKLMQTCLEEHHSYCINGLCAFHSELRKPICKCLAGYNGERCEHLTLNSYARNSYERYIAVGIGVGILTSGILAIFYCYVRKRCRKLKSPYKVCMGETAL